The Panthera leo isolate Ple1 chromosome C2, P.leo_Ple1_pat1.1, whole genome shotgun sequence genome window below encodes:
- the BCL6 gene encoding B-cell lymphoma 6 protein, with protein MASPADSCIQFTRHASDVLLNLNRLRSRDILTDVVIVVSREQFRAHKTVLMACSGLFYSIFTDQLKCNLSVINLDPEINPEGFCILLDFMYTSRLNLREGNIMAVMATAMYLQMEHVVDTCRKFIKASEAEMVPAIKPPRDEFLNSRMLMPQDIMAYRGREVMENNLPLRNAPGCESRAFAPSLYSGLSTPPASYPVYSHLPVSSFLFSDEELRDARMPVANPFPKERALPCDSARPIPGEYSRPAMEMPPSVCHSSIYSPKEAAPEEARSDMHYGVAEGPKPAAPSARNAPYFPCDKAGKEEERPSSEDEIALHFEPPSAPLNRKGLVSPQSPQKSDCQPNSPTESCSSKNACILQTSGSPPAKSPTDPKACNWKKYKFIVLNSLNQNAKPEGPEQAELGRLSPRAYTAPPACQPPMEPESLDLQSPTKLSASGEDSTIPQASRLNNIVNRSLTGSPRSSSESHSPLYLHPPKCTSCGSQSPQHAEMCLHTAGPTFPEEMGETQSEYSDSSCENGAFFCNECDCRFSEEASLKRHTLQTHSDKPYKCDRCQASFRYKGNLASHKTVHTGEKPYRCNICGAQFNRPANLKTHTRIHSGEKPYKCETCGARFVQVAHLRAHVLIHTGEKPYPCEICGTRFRHLQTLKSHLRIHTGEKPYHCEKCNLHFRHKSQLRLHLRQKHGAITNTKVQYRVSATDLPPELPKAC; from the exons ATGGCCTCGCCGGCTGACAGCTGTATCCAGTTCACTCGCCATGCCAGCGACGTTCTTCTCAACCTTAACCGCCTGCGGAGCCGTGACATCTTGACCGATGTTGTCATCGTGGTGAGCCGCGAGCAGTTCAGAGCCCATAAGACAGTCCTCATGGCCTGCAG cgGCCTGTTCTATAGCATCTTCACAGACCAGTTGAAATGTAACCTTAGCGTGATCAACCTGGATCCTGAGATCAACCCCGAGGGGTTCTGCATCCTCCTGGACTTCATGTACACGTCTCGGCTCAATCTGCGGGAGGGCAACATCATGGCCGTGATGGCTACGGCTATGTACCTGCAGATGGAGCACGTTGTGGACACTTGCCGGAAGTTTATCAAGGCCAG TGAAGCCGAGATGGTTCCTGCCATCAAGCCTCCCCGTGACGAGTTTCTGAATAGCCGGATGCTGATGCCCCAAGACATCATGGCCTATCGGGGTCGTGAGGTGATGGAGAATAACCTGCCGCTGAGGAACGCCCCTGGGTGTGAGAGCAGGGCGTTTGCCCCCAGCCTGTACAGCGGCCTGTCCACCCCGCCAGCCTCTTACCCCGTGTACAGCCACCTCCCAGTCAGCAGCTTCCTCTTCTCCGATGAGGAGCTGCGCGATGCCCGGATGCCCGTGGCCAACCCCTTCCCCAAGGAGCGGGCCCTCCCCTGTGATAGTGCCAGGCCCATACCTGGCGAGTACAGCCGGCCGGCCATGGAGATGCCCCCCAGCGTGTGCCACAGCAGCATCTACTCACCCAAGGAGGCCGCCCCAGAGGAGGCACGCAGTGACATGCACTACGGCGTGGCCGAGGGCCCCAAGCCGGCCGCCCCCTCGGCCCGGAATGCCCCATACTTCCCCTGTGACAAGGCCggcaaggaggaagagaggcccTCCTCCGAGGATGAGATCGCCCTGCATTTCGAGCCCCCCAGTGCACCCCTGAACCGGAAGGGTCTGGTGAGTCCACAGAGCCCGCAGAAGTCTGACTGCCAGCCCAACTCGCCCACGGAGTCCTGCAGCAGCAAGAACGCCTGCATTCTCCAGACCTCCGGTTCGCCACCGGCCAAGAGCCCCACCGACCCCAAAGCCTGCAACTGGAAGAAGTACAAGTTCATTGTGCTCAACAGCCTCAACCAGAATGCCAAACCAGAGGGGCCCGAGCAGGCGGAGCTGGGCCGCCTTTCCCCTCGAGCCTACACCGCCCCGCCGGCCTGCCAGCCGCCCATGGAGCCCGAGAGCCTTGACCTCCAGTCCCCAACCAAGCTTAGCGCCAGCGGGGAGGACTCCACCATCCCACAGGCCAGCCGGCTCAATAACATCGTCAACAG GTCCCTGACCGGCTCCCCCCGCAGCAGCAGCGAGAGCCACTCGCCTCTCTACTTGCATCCCCCCAAGTGCACATCCTGCGGCTCTCAGTCCCCGCAGCACGCAGAGATGTGCCTCCACACCGCCGGCCCCACATTCCCCGAGGAGATGGGAGAGACCCAGTCTGAGTACTCGGATTCCAGCTGTG AGAATGGGGCCTTCTTCTGTAACGAGTGTGACTGCCGCTTCTCTGAGGAGGCCTCGCTCAAGAGACACACGCTGCAGACCCACAGCGACAAACCCTACAAGTGTGACCGCTGCCAGGCCTCTTTCCGCTACAAGGGCAACCTCGCCAGCCACAAGACTGTGCATACGG GTGAGAAACCCTATCGCTGTAACATCTGTGGAGCCCAGTTCAACCGGCCAGCCAACCTGAAAACCCATACTCGAATCCACTCTGGAGAGAAGCCCTACAAATGCGAAACCTGTGGAGCCAGATTCGTACAA GTGGCCCACCTCCGTGCCCACGTGCTCatccacactggagagaagccctatCCCTGTGAAATCTGTGGCACCCGTTTCCGGCACCTTCAGACTCTGAAGAGCCACTTGCGAATCCACAcgggagagaaaccttaccat TGCGAGAAGTGTAACCTGCATTTCCGTCACAAAAGCCAGCTGCGTCTTCACTTGCGCCAGAAGCACGGTGCCATCACCAACACCAAGGTGCAGTACCGTGTGTCCGCCACTGACCTGCCCCCGGAGCTCCCCAAGGCCTGCTGA